In Novosphingobium sp. P6W, a genomic segment contains:
- a CDS encoding LysR family transcriptional regulator translates to MRFRGLDLNLLSAFDVLMRERSVSAAARKLNLSQPAMSAALSRLRDFFGDEILVAQNKRMFPTAFAERLVPEVRNVLESVNAMLSNRGQFDPSTAQRKFRLIASDYVIAAVIAPLVEKLSLESPGILLDLAAPSERSSVELSEGAADLMISPDYYITGEHPSELLFEEAHVVVGWKGNPLMQAPLTIDQFLNAGHVGIRIGSQRQQAFADRQMSLMGHVRRIEVETHSFLTIPLLLDGTQRLALMQARLVDRLARQYPIAAQPLPFEFPPMREMMQNHITRQADAGLLWLKSLLKAAGAS, encoded by the coding sequence ATGAGGTTTCGCGGGCTGGACCTGAACTTGTTGAGTGCGTTCGACGTGCTCATGCGGGAACGCAGCGTGTCGGCGGCGGCACGCAAGCTTAACCTCAGCCAGCCAGCGATGAGCGCGGCGCTGTCGCGGTTGCGCGATTTCTTTGGCGACGAGATACTCGTCGCACAGAACAAGCGGATGTTTCCGACCGCCTTTGCCGAGCGATTGGTGCCCGAAGTGCGCAATGTCCTCGAAAGCGTGAACGCCATGCTTTCGAACCGGGGCCAGTTCGACCCGAGCACGGCCCAGCGCAAGTTCCGGCTGATCGCGTCAGATTACGTCATTGCTGCGGTTATCGCGCCGCTGGTCGAGAAATTGTCGCTCGAATCTCCGGGCATCTTGCTCGACCTAGCAGCGCCATCGGAACGCTCGTCTGTCGAGTTGTCGGAGGGTGCTGCCGACCTGATGATTTCGCCGGACTATTACATTACCGGCGAGCACCCGAGCGAACTACTATTTGAAGAAGCGCACGTCGTTGTCGGGTGGAAAGGCAACCCACTCATGCAGGCGCCGCTGACGATTGACCAGTTCCTGAATGCGGGGCACGTGGGCATACGCATCGGGTCGCAGCGGCAGCAAGCGTTCGCGGATCGCCAGATGAGCCTTATGGGGCACGTTCGGAGGATTGAGGTCGAGACGCACTCGTTCTTGACCATTCCGCTGCTTTTGGATGGAACGCAAAGGCTGGCCCTGATGCAGGCCCGGCTTGTAGATCGGCTGGCGCGGCAGTACCCGATCGCGGCTCAGCCCCTGCCCTTTGAATTCCCGCCCATGCGCGAGATGATGCAGAACCACATTACCCGCCAAGCCGATGCCGGTCTATTGTGGCTGAAATCCTTGCTTAAAGCAGCGGGCGCAAGCTAA
- a CDS encoding GMC family oxidoreductase: MNSRHFDYIIVGAGSSGCVLADRLSADGKSTVLLIEAGGTNETELVNMPRAFMKMFGNPIHFWHFPIKEQAGRPEGEVWSYGRGLGGSSSANGTWYLRGMPADYDGWAKAGNTEWRWSEIVRCFGEMESYQVAGADRSRGRNGPLQITQLPYRSPAIAASVEAGVEMGLPRLEDINTPGTTGIGYTQATVNRRGRRASSYQAFLKPAMRRPNLTVMTDTLVEKVELEGKRVTGVKVRTSSGTQSIRAAREVILSAGALQSPKLLQLSGIGPADVLSQAGVAVRHELAAVGRNLADHAMFSISYRLHNDRGANHQFSGWRLASHVVRYYLTRKGLMAYTSPEVTALLSMRSNQDWPDVQFGIGPFSMRSTEEIKADPGRGALEDKPGITVNAIALRPRSRGSVVIRTGNVEDALDIDANWWGDTEDKAFLIEMVRLVRRYMRQPALAKFVGEEVVPGAAAESDEEIGNALEWLTSPGVHATGTCRMGDAADSVVDSRLRVHGLEGLRVVDCSVMPLPPAGNTNGPAMVVGWRAAELIMEDRG, encoded by the coding sequence ATGAATTCGCGTCATTTCGACTACATCATCGTGGGCGCCGGTTCTTCCGGCTGCGTCCTGGCAGACCGTCTCAGCGCCGATGGCAAGAGTACGGTGCTCCTCATCGAGGCGGGCGGTACGAACGAGACCGAACTGGTCAACATGCCGCGCGCGTTCATGAAGATGTTTGGAAATCCCATCCACTTCTGGCACTTCCCGATCAAGGAACAGGCTGGCCGACCAGAAGGCGAAGTCTGGTCCTACGGTCGGGGCCTGGGCGGTTCCAGCTCCGCGAACGGCACCTGGTATCTGCGCGGCATGCCTGCCGATTACGACGGCTGGGCAAAGGCGGGCAATACCGAATGGCGCTGGAGCGAGATCGTCCGCTGCTTCGGAGAGATGGAGAGCTATCAGGTAGCGGGTGCGGATCGTTCGCGCGGGCGCAATGGCCCGTTGCAGATCACCCAGTTGCCCTATCGCTCCCCGGCGATCGCCGCCTCTGTCGAGGCCGGTGTGGAAATGGGCCTTCCGCGTCTTGAGGACATAAACACCCCCGGCACCACGGGCATCGGCTATACCCAGGCGACGGTAAACCGCCGGGGCCGCCGGGCGTCGAGCTACCAGGCTTTTCTTAAGCCTGCGATGCGCCGACCTAACCTGACAGTGATGACCGACACGCTGGTCGAAAAAGTGGAGCTGGAAGGCAAACGCGTCACCGGTGTCAAAGTGCGGACTTCGTCCGGCACCCAAAGCATCCGGGCTGCCCGCGAAGTGATCTTGTCGGCAGGCGCGCTCCAGAGCCCCAAGCTCCTGCAGCTTTCGGGCATCGGCCCGGCGGACGTGCTTTCGCAAGCAGGCGTTGCGGTGCGCCACGAACTCGCGGCAGTCGGCCGCAATCTGGCCGATCACGCGATGTTCTCGATATCGTATCGCCTGCACAACGATCGCGGTGCAAATCATCAGTTTTCCGGTTGGCGACTGGCTTCGCACGTCGTGCGCTACTACCTGACGCGCAAGGGGCTCATGGCGTATACGTCGCCCGAGGTTACTGCGCTGCTTTCGATGCGCAGTAACCAGGACTGGCCGGACGTGCAGTTTGGCATCGGCCCGTTCTCCATGCGCTCGACCGAGGAGATCAAGGCCGATCCGGGACGCGGCGCGCTGGAGGACAAGCCCGGCATAACCGTGAACGCCATTGCCCTGCGCCCCCGCAGCAGGGGCTCGGTCGTGATCCGGACCGGCAATGTCGAAGATGCGCTCGATATTGACGCCAACTGGTGGGGTGACACGGAGGACAAGGCGTTTCTCATTGAAATGGTGCGTCTGGTGCGGCGCTATATGCGCCAGCCAGCGCTGGCGAAATTCGTCGGCGAGGAAGTGGTGCCGGGCGCTGCGGCCGAGAGCGACGAGGAGATCGGCAACGCACTGGAATGGCTGACCAGCCCCGGCGTTCACGCTACCGGGACCTGCCGCATGGGCGACGCCGCTGACAGCGTCGTCGATTCCCGCCTGCGCGTTCACGGCCTCGAGGGCCTGCGCGTCGTCGATTGCTCGGTTATGCCGCTGCCGCCTGCCGGGAACACCAACGGGCCGGCCATGGTCGTTGGCTGGCGGGCGGCGGAGCTGATCATGGAAGATCGCGGCTGA